A stretch of DNA from Ovis aries strain OAR_USU_Benz2616 breed Rambouillet chromosome 14, ARS-UI_Ramb_v3.0, whole genome shotgun sequence:
tattctaTAATAAcccagatgggaaaagaatctgaaaaggactagatatatgtataattgaatcagggcttccctgatagctcagctggcaaagaatctgcctgcaatgcaagagaccctggtttgattcctgagttgggaagatcccctggacttgAGTGGaagatacccactccagcattcatgggcttccctggtgcctcagatactttttgtaaatcaactatgtgaaagtcactcagtcatgtctgactcttttctaccccatggactatgcagtccatggaattgtcgaatactggagtgggtagtctttcccttctttaaGATATAGTTcatgtataatattttaaagtttcatatGTAACACATAaggattcacaattttaaaggtcaTATTCCAACccagggggaatcttcccaacccagggatcgaacccaggtctcccacattgcgagcagattcttcaccagctgagccacaagggaagtccaatatctaatataaacataataataataaaaaagaagtgCCCAGGGAACATGGAATATTTGAGAGCAATTGAATAAAAGCACGTATTTATACAGAGGGGGAAAAGCCAAAAAGAAATGACAGGACTCTGTGTCCTCTCCTTTGCGGCATGGAATATCTCCTCACTACACTGCTCTACAGCATGAGGCTGACCCAGTGACCACGAGTTACCATCTGCAGACTCCTGTCTGTGATATTCCAAAGTCCAAGTTTAGTGTTTTGGGTTAAGAGtataactgagcaggaccctgtgagGCTTTCCTAGAACAGACCCTCATCCATGTCCGCCACCTGTCTCTTGTCTATAGAAAAATTTTTAGTCGAAgagtaaatttaatcagagaagtaagaaaatgcagagagaaagcagTCAGACAAGACAAAATGACAATACTTTAGCTGTTGTTGTTATAGGTCAGTCACcgagtcgtatccgactctttgcaaagccatggagtgcagcacgccaggcctccctgtccctcaccatcttctgaagtttgcccaagttcaactTTAGCTGTTAAACAACTTTAGCTGTCAACTTGCCCAAGTTAGCTTTAGCTGTTAAGCAAAGTAAAgacctttagttcttcctcaaggaCTATAAATAATATTCTGAGCTGTTTCACAGATACTGAAATCCCCACCAGGAAAAAGAAGTTAACCCTATGCTGCCTGCAAGCACATAGACCCCAGAGTGGTTGGAACAAGAAGGTTGATGATGCCAACTTCCAATgatctcaccaccaaccaatcaaaagagtgtccatgagctgatcacgcCCTGCTCCTTGAACACTGTAAGACTCTTCTCTACCTGTTCCATGGCCGGACACACTGTCTTGAGGCATCAGTCTGCTGTGGcaccctttgcctggcaaagcagtaaaaatttcccttttctacTTCACCAAAAACTCAGTCTCCACATTTTTATTTGGTATTGGTGAGAAGAGGTTGTGTTTTAGCCACAAGAGCAAGCATTCAAAGAGCCAGAAAACCTGATTAGAACCTTGGCTTCACCACCATCTCTGCGTCTTTGAAgaaatcatttatttctctggacctgtgtttccttcttgttcaaatgctgctgctgaacccttgtgcactgttagtagaaatgtaaaatggtgcacctGTTGTGGATAAAGCTACAAACTAGTTCCTCcaaactaaaaatggaattaccatatgatcagCAATTCCCCCTATGAGTGTATGtccaaaagagttgaaaacagTGTCGCAAAGAGGTATTTGCACACCCATGTACAAATTATTCACAGTTGCTGGCAGAGGGGAGGCAACCCAAATTTCCATCCACAAAGCAATGGGTGAAAACAATGTGGTCTATACCTACAGTGGAGTCATACAATCtgtttttgtgactggcttatgtCACTTAGCaccagaccaggcctccctgtccaccaccaacttccgCAGTTTTgagcccaaactcatgtccttcgagtcggtgatgccatccagccatctcatcctctgtcatccccttctcctcttgcccgtaatctttcccagcatcagggtctttgtccATAGTTGTCTCTTTatatcaggtgatcaaagtattggagcttcagcttcagcatctgtccttccaatgaatattcaggactgatttcctttatgattgactggtttgatctccttgctgtcttctCTGgccccacagtttgaaagcatcaattcttcagcgcttgctccttgaaataaaagctatgagaaacctagacagtgtagtataaaagcagagacatcactttgccaacgaaggtccatacagtcaaagctatggtttttccactagtcatgtttgaattgtgagagttggaccctaaagaaggctgagcgctgagtGTAGAGGACatgggtggattcttaacaactggaccactggggaagtcccctgtCCGTCTAGTTTTAATTCACCTAATAACTTGCTATTcagtctcttttttaaattattattttattgatttattattgGCTGTCTGGGTCTGTGTTGCTGGGTGCGCTTTTCTGCAGTTGTGATGAGCAGAGGCTCCTCTCTAATGGTGcacaggctcctcattgcagtggtttcttctGCTGCAGAACATGAGCtccagggcatgcaggcttcaggagtCCTGGCTCCCAGGTCCTAGAGTGTAGGCTCAGAAATCGCTCCACactacatgggatcttcctggaccagggatcaaacctgtgtctcctgcattggcaggtggattctttaccactgagccactagggaagcctgctACTCAGTTTCTTGACCTCCATCCCTTCTTCACTCTATTTCAGCTGCTCATTCCCATGACCAGTCCTCTACTTCATCATTATCAATGTCTTCAGAGGTCCTAATCTCCATTTCAAGCATTAAGTCTTACAACAAGTTAATCTTGTCTTTTCAGTTTCACTTCCTATTTTTCGCTTCCACCCAACTATAACCATTTATCAACAAACCCTTACTTCCTACCCCCTTGACCCACCTCTGGCagtgcagattttttttcccagttgagAATTTTTCCTAATTAATTCTACTGTGCAGCTTTAAGAGCCTGAGacagaaaagtcaagaaaaatgattattttcactATTGACACTATATCTCAGTAACGCCAGAGGAAAGGCACGAATGAGCATATCCCTTTGTCATTATGAAAGTATCCACTTTTTCTGTTATCACTCTCTTTTCCTTAAGGTCAGCTTTGTCTGATGTTGATGCAGCCATGCTAGCTTTCTCGTGTTACTATTTGCACAATGTATCTGTTCTTTTCGTTTTACTTCCAATATATTTGTGTCCTAATATTTCAAGTGCAATACTGGATGCAATATACAGTAACCTGAGTTTCCTTCCCATGTGGCAATCTCTGTGTTTTTACTGGAAAGAAGTACAAGGAGGAGCTTCATATGTGCagattaatgttttattttttcttctggttgCTGCTTACATTGTTGTAGCTTCCTTGTGAAAATTCATCTTGCCATACAATTATGAAGCATGCACTTttctaaactttaaaaagtttatttaaaattcatacaACATTACAGTGACTTTGTCCACTAACAATAAATACAAGGCTCTAAATGCATCCACCTTCACAGTCTATAGAGGCTCACAGAGCCCCTTGAACCAGCAGACTTTCCAGTGCCTGGAGGGATTCCAACAGTATCTATTTCCTGCAGTTAAGATGACTCAGTACCAGGGGTGTTTTTGTTAAGTCTGAGGGGTGGAGGCTGGTGCCTGTGGCTCACTGTTCCCTGCCAAACTGTGTGGGATCCCGTATCCAACAAATCCTAGTAGAGAAATGAGACAATGAGAAGGGAAAGTAAGGCTTCTCCTCACTTACAAATGCCCAATAGGGCTCCATTAGGGCATCTGACACAGTGATGGGGAGAAGTGGTAGGAAGAGAGTTGGATTCAGTCCCTCAAGAGGCCTCTTTATCCCAGAAAACCACTTACCAATGGCATTCCAGACACCAAACTGAGTCCAAGTCCTAGGAGTCATCAGCATCATCAGATAAACGTTCACGAAGATGCTGACCAGCGGGAGGACAGGCAGAGCAGGGACCTGTGGGCAGAGGCAGCTCATCCCTGGACACAGCCCAGACATCTGAAACGGAGACCCTGCCCCACATGTGGGCGAGAAGATTCCAGTGTTCAGGCTGTGTGTTCAGTGCCTACTGAGGTTGTATATGTAAAGCGCTGAGTGTGGATCAGAGAAGGGTCTGTTGGTTTTAGCAACTTCTCTTCTTCCCTGGTCCAGCAAAGGATGTTTAGACCTCAAAGCACACAACTTCACAAGCTAAAGGTGGACACTGTGGGTACATGAGGTCACCTACCTTGAAGTGAAGAGGACTGAGGCTCTGGGGCTGCCTTCAGATGATGACCGTGACCCCAgtgatgagcagcagcagcagcacagccactGTTGGGAGCACGGGGTCTCCAGAGAACACACGTCTGGGCCACTGGGTCAGGACCAGGTTCAGGATGCTCAGCAGGAGAACTGCAAGGGTCAAGGAGGAGGAGAACAGGCTGGACTCAGAAGCCAAAGATGTCAGAACCTCGggtcccacccctccccaggctgcccacAGCAGGAAGGCCATCATATCTCCAAGATTCCTCAACTGATAAAGAACAGGCTCCAACTTGATCTTGTCAATTTCAGAATACCACCAAAGAGAAACCCCACTGCTCACCAAGCAGGAAGGCACATCCATAGACAATCTGGACAGATTTCTGGGTGGGGATGGTGCTGTTAGGGAACCACAGAGTCTTCAGAATCCTTGAGGTTCTTGCTTCAGGTACAGGTTCTGAAGGGCTTGCTTCATGTCTTGAAATATCAATTTCCTCCTTCTTGCTTAAAGCCTGTTCTGGTTGGTACCTGAATTACAGATATTAAGGCAGTGTTAACAGCAGCCTTTACTCATCCAACATTAGACGGGCTCTCTCACCTCTCTCTTGCCTTAAGCATAGAAGGACATTTAGAAGGTTGCGTGAAGACAGATTTAGaagaagatatttaaaagtaaataaatttatattttaaaaaaaaggtgtcTGCAATGCAAGTGgtctaggtttgattcctgggttgggaagatccctggagaagggaaaggctacccattccagtattctggtctggagaatcccatgggctgtaaagtccatggggttgcaaaaagtcagacacgactgagcgactttcattcacTTCAGTTTATGAAGGCAGAAGACGATTACCTCCCCATCAATCCCCACAAGTCTGAGACCCAGTCAAGGTGCAGTGGAGTCTCACCTGAGGACAAGCACAGAGAAAGACACCAGGGAGTAAACAAGCAAATTCCCAATTGACATGAGGTCCACAAGGTCACTGAACTTGAAGAGCAATGCCAAGAGCCCTAGAATGAAGGCAaaacaagatggtggagggagAGAAAAACTGGAGGAAATACCCAAGCTAAGGAAGTTGATCAAAGAAGGAGTGGGTTTCGTTATCCACCTGCGATATTTCCAGAAGACATGATGGCCATGATGGGGGTTCCTGTGTGAACAAAGACACTGGCAAGTTTCCGGAAAAGGAGCCCATCACGTGCCATATCCCTGATCACCGCGGGTATGGGGAAGAAgatgctctggagcctggaagcAAAAAGAGGAACATGAGGACAGACTGGGGCATCTGTTCCCTGGTCTACAGGTGTAAGGTGTCTTTATCTCTTGTCTCTCTATCCCAAATTGTTGGCAACCTGAGCATCTGACCATAGATGAGGAGAAAACCATGATACTGACCTGGATGTGAGAGCACAGAGGGTGGTAACAGCCACGACATATCTTGCAACGTCCCAGCCGATGTAGAGAAAAGCCTGCGGCAAGGGGCTCTCAGGGTGAATCAGGTAGTAGGGCACCATGAGGGTGAGCGCGGCTGAGACTCCAGAGTACGCCAGAAAGCAGATGAAGATGGTGATCAAGATGCTCCAGGGGATGGAACGACGAGGGTTCAGGGCTTCTTGCTCTGCAACATTGATGAAGGTGCTGGGTCAGGAAAGCACACTGGGGTGAAAGCACAAAATCCCTCTCTTTCTTGTACCATGAAAATAAGCCTAACCTTCTACCCACCCCTGTGCCCAAGGGGCAGCCCAGTGTGTCCCCAAACCCTTGACGGGACACACAATGATCATGTTACCTTTAGTGACAATGGCATCAAAACCAACAAGTGCATAGAAACATATCACTGCTCCACGGAGAATTCCACCAAGGCCAAATGGCACAAATCCTCCAGAGCCCAGAGGACCCAAGCTATggtgagagaaggaaggaggaagaacatGGGTGAGGTGTGTTCAGCCGTCTCTACAGGAATCCTCAGTTAATACCACAAGTCCTGGGCTCCAGACTCCCAACATTTGGATCCATCAGCCCAGGCCTTTTAGTCCCAGCTCTGCACCCTCAGCCCATGCATTACTAAGGTCGAGGGTACCACCCTAACCTAGAAATGCCACCCGATCCAGGTGTGATGGACGTGTAGTCCTGTTCTGTGAGCTTCCAGTTGTGCAGGTCTCCCTTAAAGAAGCCAGAGAGGATGATGAAGATGAGAACCAAGACGTTGATGCCTGTGAACACTCTGGTAACCAGAAGCGACTCACGCGCTCCCAGAGCAAGCGCCCCTGTGGGGAAAACGgaatatgaaatgtccagaataacaAAATCAAGAGAGACAAAGCagactagtggttaccagggcCTGGGGCTTGTGGAGGCGGGGCGAATGGACGGACTCTGACTGCTCAGTGGGTCCATCTTCCTTTTGGGGAGAGGGACATGTTTGGAACTAGATGGACGTGAGGGTTGTACGTTTGTTTCAACTTTAGAAGAttgttattggagtatagttgctttccaatgttgcgttagtttctgctgtacagaaaagtgaatcagctatacatataattttaactCCTCTTCTTTAGATTTCCTTTctatttaggtcatcacagagcactgagtagttTCCTTGGTTGTACAACGTTTTGAATGTACTAAGTACCACAGTACTGTACACTTTAAGATGATTAACTTATTATGGTGGTCATTCTACAATATATACTTCTATCAAACAATCAcatgtacaccttaaatttatatagTGTCATAGGtcagttacatctcaataaaCCTGAGGGAAAATAGTAAGAGGGTTAGTTTCATGCTATATGAATTATCTCTAAATTAAAAGCACATCTTTGGTCTCAACGCAGAGGGAGAAACTTGTCAGTCTAAAAAAGTGATTCTTAGCAGGGGTTGATTTTGTGGCCAAGCGACATTTGCCAATATCTGGAGGCATTCAGATTGTATTGGGAGATAGGCTTAACCAGTGTCTACTGAAGACAGTTCAGGAATGCGCCGCATCTGAcaatgagaaaattaagaaaacccTACAATGCACAGGTAAGTGCCCAGCAACAAAGGATGCTCCAGCCTGGAGATCACTGTCCAGCCTAGTAACGCCAAGGGTGGGGAACAAGAGTCTGTGTCTGGCCTTCCTGTCTCTCTTATCCCAGACTCTCTCCACAGTCCTAATCCCCACTCCATTCTGCACCCCAAGCCTTTCCCACCCCACTACCCCTCCACACCCCTCTCTTCCCATCCTAACTCTGCCCCCATCTCACCTGTGAGCAGCAGCACCACAGCCAGGGCGATAAAGTCTGGGTACCGGGCCAGGTAGTCGGGCATGTACTGAGAGAAGGCTCTCTGTGATGCCTGAGAGATGTGGTTCCCAATCAGGCCATCAGAGGTGTAGCTCCAGGCCTTGGACACACGTGGAGAGGCTGCAGGAGCAGAAGAAGGAACATTCATTGATAAACATGAATTGGTGGGATGTATTCGGGGAGGAAAAGTACAAAACACCAAATCTCAAAGAATTTCTTTTCACAACGTGGGTAGAGTAGACCCAGATGATTCCAAAGTAGATCAACTATTCAATATGTTAGTGGGAGATCAATGTTATGCAAGAAAACAGGGAAGAGGGAACAAGAGGTCTGGGAGATGAGGATTTAAATTTTAAACCCAGTGCTAATGGAAACTCCATGAAGGCAACAGCTGAGCAGAGACTTCAGTACGGTGAGGGGATGAGCCTGAGGGCCATGCCTCCTTGCCACCACTCCCTATAGTTCCCTTCCCTTCCATCGTTTAAGGAAAGCAGGGGAGAGCTGAGTAGAATGAAGCTGTGGAGTTTTCCTAACACTATTACTCTCCTCGCCTCACAAAGTGGATGATAAAGTGCTCATGAATGACTGAAGACCAAATCCCGCTCCTAGTTTCCCGGTCTTCAACCCCACACTTTCTCCAGCCATCATCTCACCAAAGACATAGGACAGTATGAGGTTCCAGCCAGCGATGAAAGCCCACAGTTCTCCCACGCTGATGTAGCTATAATGATACGCAGAACTGGTCCACTTTATCCGTGTCCCAAACTCAGCATAGCAGAGCCCAGACAACACAGAAGACAGGGCGGCCACCAAGAAAGAGATGATGATCGCTGGTCCAGCGACGAACAGAGCCACCTCTCCAACCACGATGTACACGCCAACCCCCAGGGTGCTGCCCACACCCAAGACCACCAGGTGGAGGATGTTCAGATGACGGCTCACGGGAATCTCAGACTCCTCCCTGGGCTCCAGGGGCTGCCTGCGGATCAGCTTCTGACCACACTGGCAGGGGTCCTGACACCGCATCCTGGGTGGAGTTGAGGAGCTGTGATCTGCTGAGGAAGGAAGACACCAAGCCATGAAGAATGTCCATTGGCCCTTGGCCCCGGGAGTCCAGTTCCGTGGAGCAATGGAGTGACGGGGGGCAGGTGGCGAAAGGACACTTTGGGCAAGTTCTCCATCTCTGAGCGTTGGTTTCTTCAAACACAAAGAAGCCTTTTAACAAGTTTCAAAGTTACTGGAAGGGACTCCCTTGGTGGCACAGTgtttaagaatctacctgccaacgcaggggacacgggttcaatccctggcccaggaagattccacatgccgaggggcaactaAACCAGTGCACCactactactgagcctgtgctctggaccctgtgctccacaacaagaggagccactgcaatgagaagcccccgcaccagaactaaagagtagcccctgcttgccacaagtagagaaagcctgctcacgaaaataaagacccagtgcagccataaataaataaattaattaaaagttactggaaaaattatttgcAGAGAAGCAAGGTGGAGTGGATTATGTCTCCCCCAAGATGTGCCCCTTTGGAAGATGGATAGTTTTGACCTATAGTCAGTTAAGACCCAGCAGGCTAAGGATAAGCTCCTTGcctgctcccctccaccccaccttaactgctcaaaataattatgccagGAAGAGCgctattcagtcagttcagtcgctcagttatgtctgactctttgcgaccccatgaatcgcagcacgccaggcctccctgtccatcaccaactcctgcagtttactcaaactcctgtccattgagtcagtgatgccatccaaccatctcatcctctattgtccccttctcctcctgccctcaatccctcccagcctcagggtcttttccagtgaatcagctcttccaatcaagtggccaaagtatcggagtttcagcttcaacatcagtcctttcaatgaacacccaggactgatttcctttaggatgaactggttggattttcttgcagtccaagggactctcaagagtcttccccaacaccacagttcaaaaacatcaattcttcggtgctcagctttcttcacagtctaattctcacatccatacatgactactggaaaaaccatagctctgactagacagacctttgttgtcaaagtaatgtctctgctttttaatatgctatctagattggtcataactttccttctaaggagcaagcatctttttatttcatggctgcagtcaccatccgcagtgatgttggagccctccactgtttccactgtttctccatctatttgctatttGCCAAATgtcacgatcttcgttttctgaatgttgaggtttaagccaacttttttcactctcctctttcactttcatcaagagggtctttagttcttcttcactttctgccataaggatggtgacatctgcatatttgaggttattgatatttctcccagcagtctagattccagcttgtgcttcctccagcccagggtttctcatgatgtactctgcatataagttaaataagcagggtgtcaatatacagacttgacgtactccttttcctctttggaaccagtctgttgttccatgtccagttctaa
This window harbors:
- the LOC114117835 gene encoding cationic amino acid transporter 3-like — translated: MAWCLPSSADHSSSTPPRMRCQDPCQCGQKLIRRQPLEPREESEIPVSRHLNILHLVVLGVGSTLGVGVYIVVGEVALFVAGPAIIISFLVAALSSVLSGLCYAEFGTRIKWTSSAYHYSYISVGELWAFIAGWNLILSYVFASPRVSKAWSYTSDGLIGNHISQASQRAFSQYMPDYLARYPDFIALAVVLLLTGALALGARESLLVTRVFTGINVLVLIFIILSGFFKGDLHNWKLTEQDYTSITPGSGGISSLGPLGSGGFVPFGLGGILRGAVICFYALVGFDAIVTKEQEALNPRRSIPWSILITIFICFLAYSGVSAALTLMVPYYLIHPESPLPQAFLYIGWDVARYVVAVTTLCALTSRLQSIFFPIPAVIRDMARDGLLFRKLASVFVHTGTPIMAIMSSGNIAGLLALLFKFSDLVDLMSIGNLLVYSLVSFSVLVLRYQPEQALSKKEEIDISRHEASPSEPVPEARTSRILKTLWFPNSTIPTQKSVQIVYGCAFLLVLLLSILNLVLTQWPRRVFSGDPVLPTVAVLLLLLITGVTVII